In Aliarcobacter faecis, the genomic stretch AATTTATTATATACTAAAAAGGATATTGTGTCAAGAAATATAATCTAAAATAGATAAATTAATGATATAATTAAAACTATATTAGATAATAAATAGGATAATTTATGACAAAAGAAGAGTTTTGTAAAAGATTAAAAGATATTAATCTAACACAAAAAGAGTTTTCAGAAATAACCAATGTCCCATATTCAACACTTAATAATTGGGGATTCCATGATATACAAGTTCCAAAATGGGTAGGTCCATTTATTGAACATTATGAGAAATCTAAAAAGTATGATTCAATTAGAAAGTTAATATTAGAGTCTAAAGAGATATTGTAGAAATATAATAAAGGTTTTTTACTACAGTTTGAAATTTAAATTGTATTTAAAAACCTACAGTAACTACAAAATTATATTTGATTTTGTAGTTACTATAATTAGCAGGTTATAATAATTTTTTATTGTTCAAAACTCGAAGTAATCTTCTATTATTATGTAATATTTCAGCTTCCTTTTTTAACTCATTTTCAATTAAATTAAAAATAAACTCAAAACTATTATTTCTTGAATTTATTGCATTTATATAGCCATTTGTAATTTTATCTTCAATGCATTTATTTAATCTACTAGGATATCTAAATCTGCAATGGTAAGAAGATTTTTTCAAAAAAATAATCAAAGTTGCAAATAGTAATTTCTCAAGCGCAAAAATAGGAAGAGAATATTTTTTTTCTATGATAGCTTCTAGTATTTTACAAATTGAAGCATTAAGCGGAATAACTGCAACACTTAAACTTGTATCATGATTTTTTGAAGAGTAAATACTATAACATTCAGACAAGATTTCCGAGGTATATTGGTTTAATTTAATCAAAAAATAAAAAAGATCTCTCATAAAAATATCTGAAAAATCAACTTCATTTTTATAAATAAATTTTAAAAAATCATATGTTTCCCAAAACCTATACTTATTACTAACTTTATTATAAATAATTTTTTGAGCTTTATTTAGCAAAGAAGTATTAATTTCAAATACTTCCGATTTAACTATTTTTCTTGCCATTTTTCAGGTCTCCTTCAATTTTGTTCCAAATTTTACATATATAAGATTGCTCTACTTTAAAACCAAATTTTTCGTACAGATTTTTAGCTATTATTCTAAAACTTAATTTTTTCTCCAATTTAGATTTCCTAATATATGACCAACGTTCCATTAGCATTCTCTCTACATTACCTTGCCGAATAAAACACTCTTCTGTAGGAATTAATTTAATGTACTCTCTAATTGCAATCACTAGAGAGCATTGAGATAGTGTCTCATTGCTATAGTCTTTATGTAATTCTTTTAATTTATGAAAATGCGTTCTTTGCATTTTAAACATCTCATTTCTTGCATCAATATCAAAATTAGCAAAATCTTTAAAAGCTTTTTTGATCCCCTTTACATTTAGTTTTGTGAGTGTTTCACAAATTTTTACATTGTCCATTTTTATCCTTTGATATAATTTTAGATATATTTGTTTTTTATTAAAAAATATATCTCTACTTATATTCATAATTTTTCAATTTTTAGAAATTATGAATATAGATTACAAAATAAAAAAGGAGTATTTTAAAATGCAAGTTCAAAATGAAAAAGAGTTAATTCAAATTCCAATAGATATTTTTTATGATGAGTTTACAGTTTATGAAAGTAATGAAAGAGTTGCGTTTGAAAATTTTAGTGAAAACAAAAGATATATAATTGAATATCAAGACAATGATAATGTTTATGTATATAAACCAACAATGCAGGATTTAATAAAAATAATGGAAGGAAATTTTAAATAATAAAATATAAATGTTTAAATATCTGATTTTTTATTAACATTTAGATAATATCTAATATATTTTTAAAAATAGAGTCTTAGGGGAAAATATGTCATCAAAAAAAGAGTTAACAGAAAGAGATATTTGTACAAAATATATCAATCCTGCTTTAACCCAAGCTGGCTGGAATTTACAAACACAAATTAGAGAAGAAGTTTATTTTACTGATGGAAAAATTTATGTAAAAGGAAATAAATCAAAAAGAGCTAAGGGTAAAAAGGCAGATTATATTCTTTACTACAAACCAAATATTCCTGTAGCAATTATAGAGGCAAAAGATAATAATCATAGAGTTCAAGATGGAATCCAACAAGGCTTAGAATATGCAAATATTTTAGATATACCAGTCGTCTTTTCAAGTAATGGAGATGAATTTTATGAACATGATAAAACTTTATCTAATGGTATTGTAGAACGAAAAATCTCATTAAATAATTTTCCAACCCCAGATGAACTTTGGGAAAGATATAAAAAATATAAAAAAATAGAGACACAAGAAGAGGAAAGAATTATTTCTCAAGACTATTTTTTCGATGCTCAAGGAAGATTTCCTAGATACTATCAACAAATTGCAATAAACAGAACTGTTGAAGCAATTGCTAAAGGACAAAATAGAATACTACTTGTAATGGCAACAGGAACAGGTAAAACATATACAGCTTTTCAGATTATTCATAGACTTTGGAAAAGTGGTGCAAAAAAAAGAATTTTATTTTTAGCAGATAGAAATGCTTTAATCGATCAAACAAAAAAAGGTGATTTTAGACACTTCAAAGACAAGATGACGGTTATTAGAAAAAAACATATAGATAAATCGTATGAAATATATTTAGCTCTTTATCAAGGACTTACAAATTACGATGAGGATAAAGATGCATATAAAGAGTTTAGCTCTGATTTTTTTGATTTAATTGTAATAGATGAGGCTCATAGAGGAAGTGCATCAGAAGATAGTTCTTGGAGAGAGATACTTGATTATTTTTCAAGTGCTACTCAAATAGGACTTACTGCTACACCAAAAGAGACAAAAACTATTTCAAATATCGAGTATTTTGGAGAATCTGTTTATACTTATACTCTTAAAGAAGGAATTGATGATGGATTTTTGGCTCCATACAAAGTATTGAGAGTTGGATTAAATGTTGATTTGGAAGATTATGAACCTGAAATTGGTAAAAAAGATAAAGATGGAAATGAAATAGAGCAAAGAATATACAATAGAAAAGATTTTGATAGAAGTTTAGTAATAGATGAACGAACTTATATGGTAGCACAAAGAGTTACGGAATTTTTAAAAGCTACTGATAGATTTAGTAAAACTATTATCTTTTGTACAGATATAGACCATGCAAGTAGAATGCGAAGTGCTATAGCAAATTTAAATAGTGATCTTGTTGCTAAAAATTCAAAATATGTAATGCAAATAACTGGAGATAATGATGAAGGGAAGAGAGAATTAGATAATTTTATAAACCCTCAAGAAACATATCCAGTAATTGCTACAACTTCTAAATTAATGACAACAGGAGTAGATGCTCAAACTTGTAAATTAATAGTTCTTGATAGCAATATAGGTTCTATGACAGAATTTAAGCAGATAATTGGTCGAGGAACTAGAATAAACGAAGAGTATGGTAAAACATTTTTTACAATAATGGATTTTAGAGGAGCAACTGATAAATTTGCTGATCCTGACTTTGATGGTGAATCTGTAATGATAAAAGATATTTTTGATGGGGATGAAATTTTAAATCCAGAAGAAGAAAAGATTGATTCAATAATTGATGAAAATGGTGAAGAAATAATATTTGAACCTTTTAATATTCCAGATGCTGGAGAAATAGAAGATATTGAAAAGAAAAAAAGAGAAAAAGTATATATTAATGGTGTAGATGTAACTATCCTGAATGAAAGAGTACAAATAAGAAATTCTGAAGGAAAATTAATTACAACTAGCTACAAAGAGTACTCAAAACAAAAAGTTCATGAAGAATTTTCTTCACTTGATGATTTTTTAAACAGATGGTCAAGCAGTGAAAAGAAACAAGTTATTATTGATGAGCTTTATGAAAAAGATATTTTATTTGAAGAGTTAAAGGTTGATATAGGCAAAGATATGGATATTTTTGATTTAATTTGTCATATTGCTTATGATAAACCACCACTAACTAGAAAAGAAAGAGCAAATAGTGTTCAAAAAAGAGACTATTTTAACAAATATGAAGGAAAAGCAAAAGAAATTTTGAAAGCTTTATTAGAGAAATACTCAGATGAAGGAATAGAAACTATTGAAACTATAGAGGTATTAAAACTTCCAGAATTTAGCTCTTTTGGAACAGCAATTGAAATAGTTAATACTTTTGGTGGTAGAGATAAATATTTAGAAGCTATAAAAGATTTAGAAAATGAGATATATAAGGGAGTTGCTTAATATATGAGCCATAATATAAGTGGAGTTATAAAATCTATTCAAAAGATCATGAGAAATGATAGAGGATTAAATGGAGATGCTCAAAGAATAGAGCAATTAGGATGGATGATATTTTTAAAGATTTTTGATGATAAAGATTTAGAAATAGAGTTAATAAAAGATGATTACATATCACCAATTCCTAGTAATTTACAATGGCGAAATTGGGCTAAAGATGATGAAGGAATTACAGGAGATGAACTTTTAGATTTTATTGATAATAAACTTTTTACAACTTTAAAAAATCTTCCGACTGCAGCAACAAATAAAAGAGCTTTACTTATAAGAGAAGTATTTGAAGGTAATAACAATTATATGAAGTCTGGAACTATTATAAGGCAAGTTTTAAATAAAATAAATGAAATAGATTTTAATAATAGTGAAGATAGGCACCTTTTTGGAGATATTTATGAAACTATTTTAAAAGAGCTTCAAAGTGCTGGAAATAGTGGAGAATTTTATACTCCAAGAGCAATAACTCAATTTATAACTCAAATGATAGATCCAAAATTAAATGAAATTACTTTAGATCCTGCTTGTGGAACTGGTGGATTTTTAGTGAATACTATAGATCATATAAAATCAAATGGGGAAGTTAAAACTCCAGAAGATAGATTAACATTACAGCAAAATATTAGAGGAGTAGAGTTAAAACCACTTCCTCATATGTTAGCACTTACAAATCTAATTTTACATGATATAGAAATTCCAAATATTATATATGATGATGCACTTTCAAAAGAGATTTCAAGCATATCAAAAAAAGATAAAGTTGATTGTATTTTGGCAAATCCCCCTTTTGGTGGAGTTGTAACCGATGGTATGGAGACAAATTTTCCTGCAAACTTTAGAACTAAAGAGAGTGCTGATCTATTTTTAATTCTTATGATAAATTACCTAAAAGATGGTGGAAGAGCTGGAATAGTACTTCCAGATGGAAGCCTTACTGGTGATGGAGTAAAACAAAGAATTAGAGAAAAGCTACTGGCTGATTGTAGCCTTCATACAATTGTACGACTTCCAAACTCAGTATTTCAACCCTATGCTTCAGTGGCTACAAATCTTCTGTTTTTTACAAAAGGAACTCCAACAAAAGAGATTTGGTATTATGAACATAAATTACCAGAGGGGCAAAAAGCATATAGTAAAACAAAACCTATAAAGCTTGAAGAGTTTGAACTTCTTAAATTATGGTGGAATAATAGAATTGAAAATGAGCAAGCTTGGAAAGTAAATATTGAAACTATCAAAACAAATGGATACAATCTTGATATTAAAAATCCTCACAAAGAGGAAGTAGAACACACTTACTCATCATCTGAACTTCTTGAGATGTTATCAAGCTCTTTTGCAAAAAGTAATACACTTTTAGAAAAGTTAAAAAGTGAGCTTTCATGATAGTAAGAAGCACAGACTATATCAAATCTCTTGTAAATGAGATTATAAAACTTCCTAATGAAACTGAATGGATAGAGTTCAAACACAACAACGAAGATCCTCAAATGATAGGCGAATACATTAGTGCTCTTTCAAACTCAGCTGCACTCAATGGTAAAACAAATGGCTATATTATTTGGGGTGTAGATGATACTACTCATGAGATTTTAGGTACGACTTTTACTCCATCATCTGCAAAGAAAGGTGGAGAAGCACTAGAAAACTGGATATTACGACTTCTTGAACCAAAAATTGATTTCAAATTTTATGAAATAGAAATAGATGAAAAAAGTATCGTTTTACTTGAAATAGCACCTGCATATAGACACCCAGTGACATTTTCAGGTACAGAATATATAAGACTCGGCTCTCACAAAAAAAAGCTTAAAGAGTTAGCAGAAAAAGAGAGAGAACTTTGGAGGATATTTGACAAAGTACCTTTTGAGAAACAAATTGCAGTAGATAACATAGATGCTAGTGAAGTACTAGGATATCTTGAATATACTAAATATTTTGAGCTATTAAACATACCGTTACCAGAAAATAGAAATGCTATCTTAGAAGCACTTATAGCTGATAATATGGTCAATAAACTTGATAATGCAAAATATGCCATCACAAACTTAGGAGCTATTCTTTTTGCAAAAGATTTATCAAAGTTTAATAACCTCAAAAGAAAAGCCATAAGGGTTATCCAATACAAAGATAATACAAAATTTCAAACTACAAAAGAGATAGTTGGCAATAAAGGTTATGCTGTTGGATTTGAAGGACTTATAGAATACATCAACAATATGCTTCCATCAAACGAAGTAATAAAACAAGCATTTCGTGAAAACAAAACAATGTATCCAGAACTCTCAATAAGAGAGGTCGTTGCAAATGCTATTATCCATCAAGATTTCTTTGCTACTGGAAGCTCAGTGATGATAGAAATTTTTTCAAACCGTTTTGAAGTAACAAATCCAGGAACTCCTCTTGTAGATACTGAAAGATTTTTGGACTCTCCGCCAAAATCAAGAAATGAAGCAATCGCATCATTTATGCGAAGAATCGGTATTTGTGAAGAGCGAGGAAGTGGTGTAGATAAGATAGTAATCCAAACAGAACTTTATCAGCTTCCTGCACCGATATTTGAAACAAATGGTGATCATACAGTAGCGATACTTTTTGCACATAAAGAGCTAAAAGATATGGACAAAGCAGATAAAATCAGAGCTTGTTATTTGCATGCAAGCTTAAGATATATCCAACATGACTATATGACAAACACATCTCTTAGAGAGAGATTTAACATTGATGTCAAAAATCGTTCAATGGTTTCAAAAATCATCAATGATGCAATTGAAGCGAACAAAATAGCTATCTATGATGAAAATGTAGGAACAAAAGCAAGAACTTATATACCAAGTTGGGCAAGATGATGAAAATTTGCTTCACCGTTGCTTCACTGAATACTTATAATAGACTTAAAAATATTGGAGAAACCCTTTATTATAGGGCTTTCCCTTCTCAAAATTTGTTTGACCGTTGTTTGACTGATGGGGAAATATATGAGTAATTGGCAAAAAGTAACCCTTGATAAATTATGTTTTTTTGAAAAGGGTAAGACAGGATTGGCAAAAGCTATACCAGGTGATTATCCTTTAGTAACAACTTCAGCAGAAAGAAAAACAAATGATTCTTACCAGTTTGATACAAAAGCCGTTTGTATTCCATTAGTTTCATCAACTGGACATGGTCATGCAAGTTTAAACTATGTACATTATCAAGAAGGAAAATTTGCTCTTGGAACAATATTAGTAGCCTTAATTCCAAAAGATGAAACAATCTTAAATGCTCAATTTTTGCATTTATATCTATCAAGATTAAAAGATATAATTTTAGTGCCATTAATGTCTGGAGCTGCAAATGTATCTTTATCTATATCAAAAATCAAAACAGTTGAAATACCTTTACCACCTATAGATGAACAACTAAAAATTGTTGAACTATTTAAAAACTTAGTGAATGAAAACAATGAATTAGTAGAAGAAATCAATACACAATCATCTCTTTTAAAACAACTAAAACAAACTATTTTACAAGAAGCGATTGAAGGTAAACTCACAGAAAAATGGAGAGTTAAAAATCCTGATATCGGCACAGTCAAAGAACTTTTAGAGCAGATAAAAACAGAAAAAGAGAAACTTGTAAAAGATAAAAAAATTAAACCATCCAAACCACTGGCACCAATAAATGAAGATGAAATTCCATTTGATATTCCACAAAACTGGGAATGGTGTAGGTTTCAAGATATTACAACTGTAATTACATGTGGAATAGCAAGTACTCCAACATATTATGAAAGTGGAAGAATTTTCTTATCTGCTAAAAATGTTAAACCTTTTAAATTTATGCCTGATGAACATAAATATATTAATGAAGATACATATCAAAAAATTATTGCAAATGCTAAACCTGATTTGAATGATATTTTACTTACCAGAGTTGGTGCAGGTATAGGAGAAGCAGCAGTAATTGATCAAGAAATTGATTTTGCTTATTATGTTAGTTTGACACTGATCAAACCATTACATTTATACATTAATTCTAAATTTATTTTGAATTTTCTTAATTCTGAACAAGGGATTAAAAATGCAATTAGTTATACATCTGGTAAAGATAGCTCTCAAGGTAATTTAAATGTTAATAATGTTAGAACATTCTTAATTCCAATTCCACCCCTTGAAGAACAAAAAGAGATAGTAGCCACAATAGAAAAACTTTTTGCGATTTGCGATGAACTTGAGGGCGAAATCAACCAAAACAAAACCACAGTTGACAACCTAATGGCAACAGTCCTTAAAGAGGCGTTTGAACAACAATGAAAAGGTAAAATATGGCAAATTCTAATCCTTTATACACTCCTCAACGAGAAAAAGCTGGTGCCCAAACATTTGGTAAATACATGTATCAATATCATTGGGCATTATATAGAATCTTTAAGGAGCATGAGTCAGAAAAAGAATATGCTGTATTTATTGAGCTTCACGAAGATGTTGTATTGGCTGATTCATTAGAAGTTGCTCAAGTAAAATTTGAATTTAATCAAGTAAAAACTACAACTGGAAAATATACTGATAAAAAATTAATTAAACAAGATCCAAAAACAAAAAGCTCAACTTTAGGGAAGTTAATTTCAAGTGGTACAAATCCAGCTTATTTTGACAAAGTTGATTCAATCAATCTTGTTGCAAGCAATGGATTTAGTATTCCACTAAAAACAAAAGGAATCGATTTACAAAATATATCTATAAATTACATTTCAGATGATTGTTTAAAATCAATGTCAGATGCTATCACAAAGGAATTATCATCTAATAGTTTTCCGATAAATCTACATTTCATAGTACCTGATTTACCAGAGAAATCATTTGAACAAACTATTATAGGACATATCACAGAGGTTATTTTGAAGCTTTATCCTGGTGCAACAATTAATGCACAAAATATTTATAGAGCATTGATAGATGAATTAACTCGTAAAGGTAGATTAACTTTCGATTTTACAAATTGGGATAAGTTTATAAAAGAAAAAGCATTGACCTCATTGACAGTGACACAAGTAATAAACGAACACACAAATAGAAAGCAAGATATTAAAGTTTATGAAGAGCTAGATATTTTTATGAATGATCTGGGATTAAAGTCATTAGAAAAAAGAAATTGGAAAAAATCTTTTGAAAGATATTATCTTCAAAGAGTTGGTAACAAGGCTACAAACCAATTTGATATTAGTAGTGACATAAAAACAACTATTTCAAAATATTTACCAAATAGTAATGACGATATTACTCTTTTATTGTCGCAAGCGATAGATAGTTTATCCGAAAAGACAAAAAAGAAATTTGACAATGATATGGATATAAAATGTGCGATTTTATGTGAACTCATACTTGAGGATTAAATATGAATAAACAAGATAACTACAAACTTTTGATAAGAAATTTGAGGAAAAAATACAATGAAAAACTTACAATTCAAACAACTGCTTCTACTATCAGATACACAAAAAAAAGCAAATCAATTCCTGTTTCAAAAGAGATTCAATCTAATAACAGCTGACGATAATAGTGTTGGAAAATCTACATTAGCAAAACTTTTGCTTTGGACTTTTGGATGTGAACCTGATTTTGATTCAACTTGGAAAAGTACAGATTGTAAATGTTTAGTTGATTTTTCAATAGATGGTACGAACTATAAAATTTTACGATATCAGAAT encodes the following:
- a CDS encoding helix-turn-helix domain-containing protein; amino-acid sequence: MTKEEFCKRLKDINLTQKEFSEITNVPYSTLNNWGFHDIQVPKWVGPFIEHYEKSKKYDSIRKLILESKEIL
- the hsdR gene encoding EcoAI/FtnUII family type I restriction enzme subunit R produces the protein MSSKKELTERDICTKYINPALTQAGWNLQTQIREEVYFTDGKIYVKGNKSKRAKGKKADYILYYKPNIPVAIIEAKDNNHRVQDGIQQGLEYANILDIPVVFSSNGDEFYEHDKTLSNGIVERKISLNNFPTPDELWERYKKYKKIETQEEERIISQDYFFDAQGRFPRYYQQIAINRTVEAIAKGQNRILLVMATGTGKTYTAFQIIHRLWKSGAKKRILFLADRNALIDQTKKGDFRHFKDKMTVIRKKHIDKSYEIYLALYQGLTNYDEDKDAYKEFSSDFFDLIVIDEAHRGSASEDSSWREILDYFSSATQIGLTATPKETKTISNIEYFGESVYTYTLKEGIDDGFLAPYKVLRVGLNVDLEDYEPEIGKKDKDGNEIEQRIYNRKDFDRSLVIDERTYMVAQRVTEFLKATDRFSKTIIFCTDIDHASRMRSAIANLNSDLVAKNSKYVMQITGDNDEGKRELDNFINPQETYPVIATTSKLMTTGVDAQTCKLIVLDSNIGSMTEFKQIIGRGTRINEEYGKTFFTIMDFRGATDKFADPDFDGESVMIKDIFDGDEILNPEEEKIDSIIDENGEEIIFEPFNIPDAGEIEDIEKKKREKVYINGVDVTILNERVQIRNSEGKLITTSYKEYSKQKVHEEFSSLDDFLNRWSSSEKKQVIIDELYEKDILFEELKVDIGKDMDIFDLICHIAYDKPPLTRKERANSVQKRDYFNKYEGKAKEILKALLEKYSDEGIETIETIEVLKLPEFSSFGTAIEIVNTFGGRDKYLEAIKDLENEIYKGVA
- a CDS encoding class I SAM-dependent DNA methyltransferase, with amino-acid sequence MSHNISGVIKSIQKIMRNDRGLNGDAQRIEQLGWMIFLKIFDDKDLEIELIKDDYISPIPSNLQWRNWAKDDEGITGDELLDFIDNKLFTTLKNLPTAATNKRALLIREVFEGNNNYMKSGTIIRQVLNKINEIDFNNSEDRHLFGDIYETILKELQSAGNSGEFYTPRAITQFITQMIDPKLNEITLDPACGTGGFLVNTIDHIKSNGEVKTPEDRLTLQQNIRGVELKPLPHMLALTNLILHDIEIPNIIYDDALSKEISSISKKDKVDCILANPPFGGVVTDGMETNFPANFRTKESADLFLILMINYLKDGGRAGIVLPDGSLTGDGVKQRIREKLLADCSLHTIVRLPNSVFQPYASVATNLLFFTKGTPTKEIWYYEHKLPEGQKAYSKTKPIKLEEFELLKLWWNNRIENEQAWKVNIETIKTNGYNLDIKNPHKEEVEHTYSSSELLEMLSSSFAKSNTLLEKLKSELS
- a CDS encoding RNA-binding domain-containing protein — encoded protein: MIVRSTDYIKSLVNEIIKLPNETEWIEFKHNNEDPQMIGEYISALSNSAALNGKTNGYIIWGVDDTTHEILGTTFTPSSAKKGGEALENWILRLLEPKIDFKFYEIEIDEKSIVLLEIAPAYRHPVTFSGTEYIRLGSHKKKLKELAEKERELWRIFDKVPFEKQIAVDNIDASEVLGYLEYTKYFELLNIPLPENRNAILEALIADNMVNKLDNAKYAITNLGAILFAKDLSKFNNLKRKAIRVIQYKDNTKFQTTKEIVGNKGYAVGFEGLIEYINNMLPSNEVIKQAFRENKTMYPELSIREVVANAIIHQDFFATGSSVMIEIFSNRFEVTNPGTPLVDTERFLDSPPKSRNEAIASFMRRIGICEERGSGVDKIVIQTELYQLPAPIFETNGDHTVAILFAHKELKDMDKADKIRACYLHASLRYIQHDYMTNTSLRERFNIDVKNRSMVSKIINDAIEANKIAIYDENVGTKARTYIPSWAR
- a CDS encoding restriction endonuclease subunit S gives rise to the protein MSNWQKVTLDKLCFFEKGKTGLAKAIPGDYPLVTTSAERKTNDSYQFDTKAVCIPLVSSTGHGHASLNYVHYQEGKFALGTILVALIPKDETILNAQFLHLYLSRLKDIILVPLMSGAANVSLSISKIKTVEIPLPPIDEQLKIVELFKNLVNENNELVEEINTQSSLLKQLKQTILQEAIEGKLTEKWRVKNPDIGTVKELLEQIKTEKEKLVKDKKIKPSKPLAPINEDEIPFDIPQNWEWCRFQDITTVITCGIASTPTYYESGRIFLSAKNVKPFKFMPDEHKYINEDTYQKIIANAKPDLNDILLTRVGAGIGEAAVIDQEIDFAYYVSLTLIKPLHLYINSKFILNFLNSEQGIKNAISYTSGKDSSQGNLNVNNVRTFLIPIPPLEEQKEIVATIEKLFAICDELEGEINQNKTTVDNLMATVLKEAFEQQ
- a CDS encoding DUF4297 domain-containing protein, with the translated sequence MANSNPLYTPQREKAGAQTFGKYMYQYHWALYRIFKEHESEKEYAVFIELHEDVVLADSLEVAQVKFEFNQVKTTTGKYTDKKLIKQDPKTKSSTLGKLISSGTNPAYFDKVDSINLVASNGFSIPLKTKGIDLQNISINYISDDCLKSMSDAITKELSSNSFPINLHFIVPDLPEKSFEQTIIGHITEVILKLYPGATINAQNIYRALIDELTRKGRLTFDFTNWDKFIKEKALTSLTVTQVINEHTNRKQDIKVYEELDIFMNDLGLKSLEKRNWKKSFERYYLQRVGNKATNQFDISSDIKTTISKYLPNSNDDITLLLSQAIDSLSEKTKKKFDNDMDIKCAILCELILED